A window of Natrinema salifodinae contains these coding sequences:
- a CDS encoding D-aminoacyl-tRNA deacylase — protein MIAIVESRADRASEHVCDRLRERADWDERTDDTRPAAEGGGTYYRIEDAELRSFDDLHIDLERPAAAFDCDPDLLVFASRHSGDTGPLLTGHFTGNFGPAEFGGEPDALAEAAPNALVRLFAAFEEYAPEKYDVGMECTHHGPTDVGCPSLFAELGSDDEQWDDPAGAGAVARAILDLRDVDPHRERQLVGFGGNHYAPRFERVVRETEWAVGHMAADWALEAMDHPTAHREVLERAFEASDAEIALLDGEWPVLEETLDDLDVDCRIVGETWLREVDDRPLDLVDAVEADLGAVADGIRFGDRVADPDSFTVVDLPADLVDTAEGIDPDRVRAIVEAHAVAFETENGGSRVGARLAVPDAGTDTDSDADVDAPADDSTAPRPRREIIERLADVLAEKFDAVRVEDDAVVAEETAFDPSLAREAGVPEGPKFGALADGEPVTVDGETVSPERVRSERTRRFPFRSDR, from the coding sequence GTGATCGCCATCGTCGAGAGCCGGGCCGACCGCGCCTCTGAGCACGTCTGCGACCGCCTCCGCGAGCGCGCCGACTGGGACGAACGGACCGACGACACCAGGCCGGCGGCCGAGGGCGGCGGCACCTACTACCGAATCGAGGACGCCGAACTCCGCTCGTTCGACGACCTCCACATCGACCTCGAGCGGCCGGCCGCGGCCTTCGACTGCGACCCCGACCTGCTCGTCTTCGCCTCGCGGCACTCGGGCGACACCGGCCCGCTGCTGACGGGCCACTTCACGGGGAACTTCGGGCCCGCCGAGTTCGGCGGCGAGCCCGACGCGCTGGCCGAGGCCGCGCCGAACGCCCTGGTTCGGCTGTTCGCGGCCTTCGAGGAGTACGCACCCGAGAAATACGACGTCGGGATGGAGTGTACCCACCACGGCCCGACCGACGTGGGCTGTCCGTCGCTGTTCGCCGAACTCGGCAGCGACGACGAGCAGTGGGACGACCCCGCCGGGGCCGGGGCAGTCGCCCGCGCGATTCTGGACCTGCGGGATGTCGACCCCCACCGCGAGCGACAGCTCGTCGGCTTCGGCGGCAACCACTACGCCCCGCGGTTCGAGCGGGTCGTCCGCGAGACCGAGTGGGCGGTCGGCCACATGGCGGCCGACTGGGCGCTCGAAGCCATGGACCATCCGACGGCCCACCGCGAGGTCCTCGAACGGGCCTTCGAGGCCAGCGACGCCGAGATCGCGCTGCTCGACGGCGAGTGGCCGGTGCTCGAGGAGACGCTCGACGACCTCGACGTCGACTGCCGGATCGTGGGCGAGACCTGGCTGCGCGAGGTCGACGACCGCCCGCTCGATCTAGTCGACGCGGTCGAGGCCGACCTCGGGGCCGTCGCGGACGGGATCCGCTTCGGCGACCGAGTCGCGGACCCGGACTCGTTTACCGTCGTCGACCTGCCGGCGGACCTCGTCGACACCGCGGAGGGGATCGATCCCGACCGCGTTCGGGCGATCGTCGAGGCCCACGCCGTCGCCTTCGAGACCGAAAACGGCGGGAGCCGCGTCGGCGCGCGCCTGGCGGTCCCCGATGCCGGTACTGACACCGACTCCGATGCCGACGTCGACGCTCCCGCGGACGACTCGACGGCTCCCCGTCCCCGTCGGGAGATTATCGAGCGCCTGGCCGACGTTCTCGCGGAGAAGTTCGACGCGGTTCGGGTCGAAGACGACGCGGTCGTCGCCGAGGAGACGGCCTTCGATCCGAGCCTGGCTCGCGAGGCCGGCGTCCCGGAAGGGCCGAAGTTCGGCGCGCTCGCCGACGGCGAGCCCGTCACCGTCGACGGGGAAACGGTCAGTCCCGAGAGAGTTCGGTCCGAACGAACGCGCCGATTTCCGTTCCGATCGGACCGCTAA
- the ftsZ gene encoding cell division protein FtsZ, which produces MDSIIDDAIDEAEDGEPAEAPADAAPQDGQSAGDGSSGRQTGTMTDEELEDVLQDLQTDITVVGCGGAGGNTINRMHEEGIHGAKLVAANTDVQHLVEIEADTKILMGEEKTGGRGAGSLPQVGEEAALESQQDIYDAIDGSDMVFVTAGLGGGTGTGSAPVVAKAAREAGALTISIVTTPFTAEGEVRRTNAEAGLERLRDVSDTVIVVPNDRLLDSVGKLPVRQAFKVSDEVLMRSVKGITELITKPGLVNLDFADVRTVMERGGVAMIGLGEADSEAKAEDSVKTALRSPLLDVDISGASSALVNVTGGNDMAIEEAEGVVEEIYDRIDPDARIIWGTSIDESLEGSMRTMIVVTGVESPQIYGRPDEETVQPEMPGQAGGDDIDFVD; this is translated from the coding sequence ATGGACTCCATCATCGACGATGCAATCGACGAGGCCGAAGACGGGGAGCCCGCGGAGGCCCCCGCCGACGCCGCGCCTCAGGACGGACAGTCCGCCGGCGACGGGTCGAGCGGCCGACAGACGGGTACGATGACCGACGAGGAACTCGAAGACGTTCTCCAGGACCTCCAGACCGACATCACGGTCGTCGGCTGCGGCGGTGCCGGCGGCAACACCATCAACCGAATGCACGAGGAGGGAATCCACGGCGCGAAACTGGTTGCCGCCAACACCGACGTGCAACACCTCGTGGAGATCGAGGCCGACACCAAGATCCTGATGGGCGAAGAGAAGACCGGCGGCCGCGGCGCCGGCTCCCTGCCGCAGGTCGGCGAGGAGGCCGCCCTCGAGAGCCAGCAGGATATCTACGACGCCATCGACGGCTCCGACATGGTCTTCGTCACGGCCGGACTCGGCGGCGGCACCGGCACCGGCTCCGCACCGGTCGTCGCCAAGGCCGCTCGCGAGGCCGGCGCGCTGACGATTTCGATCGTCACGACGCCGTTCACCGCCGAGGGCGAGGTCCGCCGGACCAACGCCGAGGCCGGCCTCGAGCGCCTGCGCGACGTTTCCGACACCGTCATCGTCGTTCCCAACGACCGCCTGCTCGACTCCGTCGGCAAACTGCCCGTCCGCCAGGCGTTCAAGGTCTCCGACGAGGTGCTGATGCGCTCGGTCAAGGGTATCACGGAACTCATCACGAAGCCGGGCCTCGTCAACCTGGACTTCGCCGACGTCCGCACCGTCATGGAACGGGGCGGCGTCGCCATGATCGGCCTCGGCGAAGCCGACTCCGAGGCCAAGGCCGAAGACTCGGTCAAGACCGCGCTGCGGTCGCCGCTACTGGACGTCGACATTTCGGGCGCGAGCTCCGCGCTCGTCAACGTCACCGGCGGCAACGACATGGCCATCGAGGAGGCCGAGGGCGTCGTCGAGGAGATCTACGACCGAATCGACCCCGACGCCCGCATCATCTGGGGGACCTCGATCGACGAGAGCCTCGAGGGCAGCATGCGGACGATGATCGTCGTCACCGGCGTCGAATCGCCGCAGATCTACGGCCGCCCCGACGAGGAGACCGTCCAGCCGGAGATGCCCGGCCAGGCGGGGGGCGACGACATCGACTTCGTCGACTGA
- a CDS encoding 2Fe-2S iron-sulfur cluster-binding protein, with the protein MTEYTIEFVGTGETITCTDKETILSRCLEEGIAQEYSCRVGMCLACSAEIVEGEVTQPAARGLTEEEAENYALTCMARPQSDLTLDRGKYPPSIEGDLERASDGGSGAATADD; encoded by the coding sequence ATGACTGAGTACACTATCGAGTTCGTCGGAACGGGTGAGACGATCACCTGCACCGACAAGGAGACGATCCTCAGCCGATGTCTCGAGGAGGGGATCGCTCAGGAGTACTCCTGCCGAGTCGGGATGTGCCTGGCCTGCTCCGCCGAGATCGTCGAGGGCGAGGTTACCCAACCCGCCGCGCGGGGACTCACCGAGGAAGAGGCCGAGAACTACGCGCTGACCTGTATGGCGCGTCCGCAGTCCGACCTCACGCTCGACCGCGGGAAGTACCCGCCAAGCATCGAGGGCGACCTCGAACGCGCCAGCGACGGCGGGTCGGGCGCGGCGACCGCCGACGACTGA
- a CDS encoding amidohydrolase, with protein MTADDLVSLRRDLHRTPEPAWREFYTTARIVDELESRLGDELAELHVGPDALAGEHRMALPGDAELTHWYEQARTAGVDDDLLERLEGGYTGAVAVLERGEGPTVGLRVDIDALPRTESDDPDHRPAAAGFRSEREGAMHACGHDAHATIGVSVLERIAESDFSGTLKVFFQPAEEVVGGAKSMAESEHIRDVDSLLAVHIGLDHPTGEIVAGIDGFLAVSHLEAEFAGESAHAGGHPEQGRNAVQAMATAVQNLYGIPRHNDGATRVNAGVVEGGSAANVIPDEARLVAEVRGKTTDLMEYMKRRTRRVLRSAAEMHDCEVDVEPGAEAPSATSDEALVSIVADVAGETPGVERVLERDELGGSEDATFLMRAVQENGGNACYVGVGTDHPGGHHTATFDIDEASIGHGIDVLAGAIERIGRERP; from the coding sequence ATGACCGCGGACGATCTCGTCTCGCTGCGCCGCGACCTGCACCGCACTCCCGAACCCGCCTGGCGCGAGTTCTACACCACCGCCCGGATCGTCGACGAACTCGAGTCGCGACTCGGCGACGAACTCGCCGAACTGCACGTCGGACCGGACGCCCTCGCGGGCGAGCACCGGATGGCCCTGCCCGGTGACGCGGAACTCACCCACTGGTACGAGCAGGCCCGTACCGCGGGCGTCGACGACGACCTCCTCGAGCGACTCGAGGGCGGCTACACGGGTGCGGTCGCCGTCCTCGAGCGCGGCGAGGGACCGACCGTCGGCCTGCGCGTCGACATCGACGCTCTCCCCCGAACGGAGTCCGACGACCCGGACCACCGGCCCGCCGCGGCGGGGTTTCGCTCCGAACGCGAGGGCGCGATGCACGCCTGCGGCCACGACGCCCACGCTACCATCGGCGTCAGCGTGCTCGAGCGGATCGCCGAGAGCGACTTCTCGGGCACGTTGAAGGTGTTCTTCCAGCCCGCCGAGGAGGTCGTCGGCGGCGCCAAGTCGATGGCCGAGAGCGAGCACATTCGGGACGTCGACTCCCTGCTTGCGGTCCACATCGGCCTCGACCACCCGACCGGCGAGATCGTCGCCGGCATCGACGGCTTCCTCGCGGTCTCGCACCTCGAAGCCGAGTTCGCGGGCGAGTCCGCCCACGCGGGCGGCCACCCCGAACAGGGTCGCAACGCCGTCCAGGCGATGGCGACGGCCGTCCAGAACCTCTACGGCATCCCCCGGCACAACGACGGCGCGACCCGGGTCAACGCGGGCGTCGTGGAAGGCGGCAGCGCCGCCAACGTCATTCCGGACGAGGCCAGGCTCGTCGCCGAAGTCCGCGGCAAAACGACCGACCTCATGGAGTATATGAAACGCCGGACCCGGCGGGTCCTCCGGAGCGCCGCCGAGATGCACGACTGCGAGGTCGACGTCGAGCCCGGCGCCGAAGCGCCGAGCGCGACGAGCGACGAAGCACTCGTCTCGATCGTCGCCGACGTCGCGGGCGAGACGCCTGGCGTCGAGCGTGTCCTCGAACGGGACGAACTCGGCGGCAGCGAGGACGCGACCTTCCTGATGCGAGCGGTTCAGGAAAACGGCGGGAACGCCTGCTACGTCGGCGTCGGCACCGACCACCCCGGCGGCCACCACACGGCGACCTTCGACATCGACGAGGCGAGCATCGGCCACGGGATCGACGTGCTGGCGGGTGCGATCGAGCGGATCGGTCGCGAGCGCCCCTGA
- a CDS encoding geranylgeranyl reductase family protein, which produces MSTQEQSAAATTTRTQSPDAVVVGAGTAGCYAAATIAREGYDVVILERKSEEEAGHIACGDALKGASAFPESIPKSQIEPAFTNTAVDHGRFEIPQEDTVLEIPVPGELAVIDRWEYGRRIIEGADEAGVDLHYNTVVQNVVQADDGRVTGVEAIREGESLEYEADIVIDAAGSLSVLQDNVDFSESTFDTNVNYSHFCSAYREIVHVEEPVEWDDALVFKPTERAAGYLWYFPRTETEINAGLGFQMTEEPMKLVDDLKRDLENRTEFRNAEVEDKLGAALPTRRPYDSAVHPGYMAVGDAAGHVNPTTGGGIAGAAYAGKYAADQAIEALETDDYGEDMLWKYNERVMDHFGARYAALDVYNILSTAVDVDDLMGLLAAMPGEKLAEALYSGSTDIGLKLKLEALLKSRGHWGTIWNLYKTKRRADELLAHYEKYPTSPEGLSGWQDRRDELMDAVYETTGADPKY; this is translated from the coding sequence ATGAGTACGCAGGAGCAGTCGGCCGCCGCCACGACGACACGGACCCAGTCGCCGGACGCCGTCGTCGTCGGCGCCGGAACTGCAGGGTGCTACGCCGCAGCGACCATCGCGCGGGAGGGGTACGACGTCGTCATCCTCGAACGCAAGTCCGAGGAGGAAGCGGGCCACATCGCCTGCGGCGACGCACTGAAGGGCGCGAGCGCGTTCCCCGAATCGATTCCCAAATCGCAGATCGAGCCCGCCTTCACGAACACGGCCGTCGACCACGGGCGCTTCGAGATCCCCCAGGAGGACACCGTCCTCGAGATCCCCGTCCCCGGCGAACTGGCCGTCATCGACCGCTGGGAGTACGGCCGCCGGATCATCGAAGGGGCCGACGAAGCGGGGGTTGACCTCCACTACAATACCGTCGTCCAGAACGTCGTCCAGGCCGACGACGGCCGCGTCACGGGGGTCGAAGCGATTCGCGAGGGCGAATCCCTCGAGTACGAAGCCGACATCGTCATCGACGCCGCGGGCTCGCTGTCCGTGTTGCAGGACAACGTCGACTTCTCGGAGTCGACCTTCGACACGAACGTCAACTACAGCCACTTTTGTTCGGCCTACCGCGAGATCGTCCACGTCGAAGAGCCCGTCGAGTGGGACGACGCGCTGGTCTTCAAGCCGACCGAGCGGGCCGCGGGCTACCTCTGGTACTTCCCGCGCACGGAAACGGAGATCAACGCCGGGCTGGGCTTCCAGATGACCGAGGAGCCGATGAAGCTCGTCGACGACCTCAAGCGCGACCTCGAGAACCGCACCGAATTCCGGAACGCGGAGGTCGAGGACAAGCTCGGCGCCGCCCTCCCGACGCGACGGCCCTACGACTCCGCCGTCCACCCCGGCTACATGGCCGTCGGCGACGCCGCCGGTCACGTCAACCCCACGACGGGCGGGGGCATCGCCGGCGCTGCCTACGCCGGTAAGTACGCCGCCGACCAGGCCATCGAGGCGCTCGAGACCGACGACTACGGCGAGGACATGCTCTGGAAGTACAACGAGCGCGTAATGGACCACTTCGGCGCGCGCTACGCCGCCTTAGACGTCTACAACATCCTCTCGACGGCCGTCGACGTCGACGACCTGATGGGACTGCTCGCGGCGATGCCTGGCGAGAAACTCGCCGAGGCCCTCTACTCGGGCAGCACGGATATCGGGCTCAAGCTCAAACTCGAGGCGCTGCTCAAGAGCCGCGGCCACTGGGGCACGATCTGGAACCTCTACAAGACCAAGCGCCGGGCAGACGAGCTGCTCGCCCACTACGAGAAGTATCCGACGAGCCCCGAGGGACTCTCGGGCTGGCAGGATCGGCGCGACGAGCTGATGGACGCGGTCTACGAGACGACCGGGGCCGACCCCAAGTACTAA
- a CDS encoding bacterio-opsin activator domain-containing protein — MNDHPSNCTNGSDETGRATDTGDQSVDFNLGVRDLSDLVSDHAVALFDDEGRVAIWNEGARHLTGYDTDEIVGTHYRTLFPADDRDADRPERILERARSVGKAETEGWRLQSDGERFWAREVLAPIHEDDEVVGYAWFVNDRTEAYERERELRTEKALTESILAAQPDILYAYDAEGNLIEWNAQFQQVTGYDPDELAGMHPLTFIAPEDRDHIRDAIERILEEGERVTAEGRILTNDGARIPYEFNSARITDGDGEVLGFTGVGRNITDRKARERELERLERLNAIVRTIDETMVAAETRDEIETAVVEEFAAADAYRFAAIGRADAPATSPGYSWEPETWAGIDAADEHTEELLSTFIDPPPVADGASPFDTRAVQRYRHLDEQSVEAWRTHAREHDYGAVAVVPIVASDRPLGALVIAADEPSAFADREREVLREFGGTIGHAINAMTVRRLLYRDTAVELEFESSDRGDACIRLSDDLSCELSIDHVLPLTDRAFVYYLTTANADTERVREIARDDDAITDLRCIDAGDDECYWELVVRGSTIPDLLAEYGARLQSKTVRDGVADLTVQVSPDANLRELVDVITSAYPDTRLVSKQTVERPVETRGDFRRTVESMLTEKQRLALEAAYHGGYFEWPTRNSDAAEIAERLGIARQTFHQHLRVAQAKLLSAYFGSAD, encoded by the coding sequence ATGAACGATCATCCGTCGAACTGTACGAACGGCTCGGACGAAACGGGTCGCGCGACTGATACAGGGGATCAGTCGGTCGACTTCAACCTCGGAGTCCGCGATCTGAGCGACCTCGTCAGCGACCACGCCGTCGCCCTGTTCGACGACGAGGGCCGCGTTGCCATCTGGAACGAGGGGGCTCGACACCTCACGGGCTACGACACGGACGAGATCGTCGGAACGCACTACCGGACACTCTTCCCGGCGGACGATCGCGACGCCGATCGTCCGGAACGCATCCTCGAGCGAGCGCGATCCGTCGGGAAGGCGGAGACCGAGGGGTGGCGCCTCCAGAGCGACGGCGAGCGGTTCTGGGCCCGCGAAGTCCTCGCCCCGATCCACGAAGACGACGAAGTAGTCGGGTACGCCTGGTTCGTCAACGATCGCACCGAGGCCTACGAGCGCGAACGGGAGTTGCGGACGGAGAAGGCGCTCACCGAGAGCATCCTCGCGGCGCAACCGGACATCCTCTACGCGTACGACGCCGAGGGAAATCTGATCGAGTGGAACGCCCAGTTCCAGCAGGTGACCGGCTACGACCCGGACGAACTCGCCGGCATGCACCCGCTCACGTTCATCGCGCCGGAGGACCGGGACCACATCCGCGACGCGATCGAGCGGATCCTCGAGGAAGGCGAGCGTGTGACGGCTGAGGGACGCATTCTCACCAACGACGGGGCCCGAATCCCCTACGAGTTCAACAGCGCCAGGATCACCGACGGCGACGGCGAGGTGTTGGGGTTTACCGGCGTCGGCCGCAACATCACCGACCGCAAAGCCCGCGAGCGGGAACTCGAGCGCCTCGAGCGCCTCAACGCGATCGTCCGGACGATCGACGAGACGATGGTCGCGGCCGAAACCAGAGACGAGATCGAGACGGCGGTCGTCGAGGAGTTCGCGGCCGCCGACGCGTACCGATTCGCGGCCATCGGGCGAGCCGATGCCCCCGCGACGAGTCCCGGCTACTCGTGGGAGCCGGAGACGTGGGCGGGAATCGACGCGGCGGACGAGCACACCGAAGAACTCCTCTCGACGTTCATCGATCCGCCCCCAGTCGCGGATGGTGCCTCGCCGTTCGACACGCGGGCCGTCCAGCGATACCGCCACCTCGACGAGCAGTCGGTCGAAGCGTGGCGGACCCACGCCCGCGAGCACGACTACGGCGCGGTCGCCGTCGTGCCAATCGTCGCGAGCGACCGCCCCCTCGGCGCGCTCGTCATCGCCGCCGACGAGCCATCGGCCTTCGCCGATCGGGAGCGGGAGGTGTTACGGGAGTTCGGCGGCACGATCGGGCACGCGATCAACGCGATGACGGTCCGGCGGCTCCTCTACAGGGATACCGCCGTCGAACTCGAGTTCGAGTCGAGCGACCGGGGCGACGCCTGTATCCGGCTCTCGGACGACCTCTCGTGTGAGCTGTCGATCGACCACGTGCTGCCGCTGACCGACCGGGCGTTCGTCTACTACCTCACGACGGCGAACGCCGACACCGAACGCGTCCGCGAGATCGCACGCGACGACGACGCGATCACGGACCTACGGTGTATCGACGCCGGCGACGACGAGTGTTACTGGGAGCTCGTCGTCCGCGGCTCGACGATCCCCGACCTGCTCGCGGAGTACGGCGCACGGCTCCAGTCGAAAACCGTTCGCGACGGCGTCGCAGACCTGACGGTGCAGGTGAGCCCCGACGCGAACCTCCGGGAACTCGTCGACGTGATCACGTCGGCCTATCCCGATACCAGGCTCGTCTCGAAACAGACCGTCGAGCGACCGGTCGAGACCCGCGGGGACTTCCGGCGGACGGTCGAGTCGATGCTGACCGAGAAACAGCGCCTGGCGCTGGAGGCGGCCTATCACGGCGGCTACTTCGAGTGGCCGACTCGGAACAGCGACGCCGCCGAGATCGCCGAACGGCTCGGAATCGCCCGCCAGACGTTCCACCAGCACCTTCGGGTCGCGCAGGCGAAACTGCTCTCGGCGTACTTCGGGTCGGCCGACTGA